A single window of Methanomassiliicoccales archaeon DNA harbors:
- a CDS encoding DUF1614 domain-containing protein encodes MAAGAPLTALAIAAAAIIVILILAFRSLTSQDFFMDDDSDGWIEPFFNAFIIVSLLGFLSWFNLRLIEEPVSLEMNVTGAFVPVLVSSYLLVHVPVGWNKYSISFIMMAALAYLTTDFNANGVHININHWFLIILACAFISYILAGLNLRKSLALSYVSASLGMLFGGDVMHLYEYQESMGTFIFGFSGLLDFIFLSGILAVAFVGAIHYITNSIGIQPIIEHDA; translated from the coding sequence ATGGCAGCGGGTGCGCCACTTACAGCTCTGGCGATAGCTGCTGCAGCTATCATCGTAATATTGATATTAGCCTTCAGGTCTTTAACCAGTCAAGATTTTTTTATGGATGATGATAGTGATGGATGGATAGAGCCTTTTTTCAATGCGTTTATTATTGTTTCTTTGTTGGGGTTTCTTTCATGGTTCAATCTGCGTTTGATAGAAGAGCCCGTATCTCTGGAGATGAACGTTACAGGCGCATTTGTCCCTGTTTTGGTTTCTTCATATCTTTTGGTTCATGTTCCTGTTGGATGGAATAAGTATTCCATTTCTTTTATAATGATGGCTGCTCTTGCATATCTAACTACCGATTTTAATGCCAATGGCGTTCATATAAATATCAACCACTGGTTTTTAATCATACTTGCTTGCGCGTTCATTTCCTATATCCTTGCGGGCCTTAATCTTCGAAAGTCTCTAGCTTTGTCTTATGTGTCGGCTTCCCTTGGAATGCTGTTTGGTGGTGACGTAATGCACCTTTATGAATACCAAGAATCCATGGGGACTTTCATATTCGGGTTTAGTGGTTTGCTGGACTTTATATTTCTTAGCGGAATTTTAGCGGTTGCATTTGTAGGTGCAATTCATTACATAACTAATTCCATTGGTATTCAGCCTATTATAGAACACGATGCCTAA
- a CDS encoding DUF6015 family protein: MTVVSMEDVILALQNTLGRKGMSSEDISKLAEYIMSFFGFTDEVIDNKLTSEDRDVFYMLEEEGFLTTTQEEVHLKKGKLWRIHYWILKKDQILRLARREEERSKIRDECSAVYEDISDDIWNSRNQCNRFTHD, encoded by the coding sequence GTGACCGTCGTGAGCATGGAGGACGTGATTCTCGCTCTGCAGAATACACTTGGCAGAAAAGGCATGTCATCAGAGGACATATCCAAGCTAGCAGAGTACATTATGTCCTTCTTTGGATTCACTGATGAAGTCATCGATAATAAACTGACCTCGGAAGATAGAGACGTTTTTTATATGCTCGAAGAAGAAGGTTTTCTCACCACGACGCAAGAAGAAGTACATCTAAAGAAAGGTAAGCTTTGGCGGATTCATTATTGGATTCTCAAAAAAGATCAAATACTTCGCCTGGCGAGAAGGGAAGAAGAGAGATCGAAAATAAGGGATGAATGCTCAGCGGTCTATGAAGATATCTCAGATGATATCTGGAATAGCCGAAATCAATGCAACAGGTTTACTCATGATTGA
- a CDS encoding site-2 protease family protein: MWRTEGGKNLIDRLARPSRFWHAYAFAAKITCLAVGVFIMALLIWEATIVSRIPDDSAPTLEMMLGIPGVNPIIPVIYGIIGLIVAIFVHEYAHGILTRVGQMRIKSLGLLLFIVPIGAFVEPDEQQIANADRKRRTSLYAVGPATNIFLALFCVLLFCNILMASAVPIRENPVILAIGEDSPAIHAGLSFGAQLVEIGGIEIETIDDFNTLSFEPGSLVDVSYYLSGELRRASVTAGLTLVDVSKGLPAYEAGLRPGMILSMLNGTIIRNQHELEEVLALTHPGQTVSLEALYYDQDSEKYQIYPVTSITLTSRKAYLKDIDPNLVNESEPDRGFMGINSAYMGMLVGSPRALIRSLADPLANIKTPLDFFGASLRFIALPFQGLAPIESPLKDLFVPDGLLAWMPNDLFWFISNSIYWIFWINIMVGMTNVLPAVPLDGGYLFKDAVDSIVQKLKRNASEKERAYYVALITYLFAVLVLLLIVWQFIGPRLL, from the coding sequence ATGTGGAGGACAGAAGGTGGAAAGAACCTGATTGATCGCCTCGCAAGACCATCTCGTTTTTGGCATGCTTATGCATTTGCAGCTAAAATTACTTGTTTGGCCGTTGGCGTATTCATAATGGCATTACTTATTTGGGAAGCCACCATAGTCTCTCGCATCCCGGATGACAGCGCGCCCACCCTGGAAATGATGCTAGGGATCCCTGGTGTGAATCCGATTATACCGGTGATTTATGGTATAATCGGCTTGATAGTAGCCATTTTTGTTCATGAATACGCACACGGCATACTAACACGTGTTGGCCAGATGAGAATCAAATCATTAGGCTTACTACTATTCATCGTACCTATAGGCGCTTTTGTGGAGCCCGATGAGCAACAAATCGCGAATGCGGACCGCAAGCGAAGGACAAGTCTATATGCAGTAGGGCCAGCGACTAATATTTTCTTAGCATTGTTTTGTGTGCTGCTTTTTTGCAATATTTTGATGGCTTCGGCCGTACCTATAAGAGAAAATCCTGTAATTTTAGCCATTGGTGAGGATAGTCCAGCGATACACGCAGGGTTATCATTTGGCGCTCAGTTGGTCGAGATAGGTGGAATAGAAATAGAAACTATAGATGACTTCAATACCCTTTCTTTTGAGCCGGGAAGCTTGGTGGATGTATCCTATTATCTTTCAGGAGAGCTAAGGAGAGCATCAGTTACGGCTGGTTTGACATTAGTGGATGTCTCAAAAGGCTTACCAGCTTATGAGGCGGGACTTCGGCCGGGTATGATTTTATCTATGTTGAATGGCACCATAATACGCAACCAGCACGAACTAGAAGAGGTACTCGCTTTAACCCATCCAGGTCAAACAGTGAGTCTTGAGGCTTTATATTATGATCAAGACTCTGAGAAATATCAGATATATCCTGTCACATCGATTACTTTGACAAGTCGGAAAGCTTACCTAAAGGATATAGACCCTAACTTGGTGAATGAGAGTGAGCCAGATAGGGGTTTTATGGGGATCAATTCAGCGTATATGGGAATGCTCGTGGGATCCCCAAGAGCTTTAATAAGATCGCTAGCAGATCCCTTAGCTAATATAAAAACGCCTTTAGATTTCTTTGGAGCTTCTTTGAGATTTATAGCCCTTCCATTCCAAGGATTAGCGCCAATCGAATCACCACTGAAGGATCTTTTCGTTCCTGATGGTCTTTTAGCCTGGATGCCTAATGATCTTTTCTGGTTCATTTCCAACTCCATCTACTGGATATTTTGGATAAATATAATGGTAGGAATGACTAACGTCCTTCCAGCGGTTCCTCTCGATGGGGGGTATTTGTTCAAAGACGCTGTGGACTCAATAGTACAAAAGCTTAAAAGAAATGCTTCGGAAAAGGAAAGAGCTTATTATGTCGCATTGATAACATATCTATTTGCAGTCCTGGTGCTCCTACTTATCGTGTGGCAGTTCATCGGTCCAAGATTACTCTAA